A single region of the Halobacterium wangiae genome encodes:
- a CDS encoding ABC transporter substrate-binding protein yields the protein MTGNGTSRRTVLKTLGATGAAGIAGLAGCAGLGGSENPDNMKIGVMQPLSGDIAYYGQQSLWGFLSGLAYKGDTDPIADPATGTHEMEVDGTTYELVVRDTKFAADEAQSIANNLVSDEEVDMLFGCASSGAARRVVNNVLSATDVPYMAGPAAAADLTSDSETCSDQLFRASENTAMDARSGGKYVAETSDVSSVYLFGADYSFGRAVVNNYKRVLQDAGVEIVGERFVQRGHSEWEGLLQQAEEAGAEGVVGGFTVATLPAMFSQFLQGEYSYRLFGGFATQIATNVLGQTLQGVVGEPLTAEKLDGVKAGPFTTRYHWNQYDNEINSSFVDTYTNAYGTVPDLFSSGTFTAASAIVQAVNDSGSTAAEDIQDSLTGMTVTDTPKGEGGYTFQEYNNQARSEMTVADVVPTSDEWADSWGAPIMPSEPLSRVSADETTIPEDSDQMNCSL from the coding sequence ATGACGGGGAATGGCACGTCACGTCGAACCGTACTGAAGACGCTCGGCGCCACGGGCGCCGCAGGAATCGCCGGTCTCGCGGGCTGTGCAGGGCTGGGCGGGTCGGAAAATCCAGACAACATGAAAATAGGTGTGATGCAGCCGCTGTCGGGGGACATCGCGTACTACGGACAACAGTCGCTGTGGGGCTTCCTCTCGGGGCTCGCCTACAAGGGCGACACCGACCCCATCGCCGACCCCGCGACTGGCACCCACGAGATGGAGGTCGACGGGACGACCTACGAACTCGTCGTCCGTGACACGAAGTTCGCAGCCGACGAGGCGCAGTCCATCGCGAACAACCTGGTCAGCGACGAGGAGGTCGACATGCTGTTCGGGTGTGCGTCCTCCGGCGCCGCGCGCCGCGTCGTCAACAACGTGCTGTCCGCCACCGACGTCCCGTACATGGCGGGGCCGGCGGCGGCAGCCGACCTCACGTCGGACTCGGAGACGTGTTCGGACCAGCTGTTCCGCGCGAGCGAGAACACCGCGATGGACGCGCGCAGCGGCGGGAAGTACGTCGCCGAGACGTCCGACGTGAGTAGCGTCTACCTGTTCGGGGCGGACTACTCGTTCGGGCGCGCAGTCGTGAACAACTACAAGCGCGTCCTCCAGGACGCCGGCGTCGAGATCGTCGGCGAGCGCTTCGTCCAGCGCGGCCACTCCGAGTGGGAGGGACTCCTCCAGCAGGCCGAGGAGGCGGGCGCTGAGGGCGTCGTCGGCGGGTTCACCGTCGCGACGCTCCCCGCGATGTTCTCGCAGTTCCTCCAGGGAGAGTACTCCTACCGCCTGTTCGGTGGGTTCGCGACGCAGATCGCGACGAACGTCCTCGGGCAGACCCTGCAGGGCGTCGTCGGCGAACCGCTCACGGCGGAGAAACTCGACGGCGTCAAGGCCGGCCCGTTCACGACGCGCTACCACTGGAACCAGTACGACAACGAGATCAACAGCTCGTTCGTCGACACGTACACGAACGCCTACGGCACGGTCCCCGACCTCTTCAGTTCGGGGACGTTCACGGCGGCCTCGGCCATCGTGCAGGCCGTCAACGACTCCGGTTCGACGGCCGCCGAGGACATCCAGGACAGCCTCACCGGCATGACCGTGACGGACACGCCGAAGGGCGAGGGCGGTTACACGTTCCAGGAGTACAACAACCAGGCTCGCTCCGAGATGACCGTCGCGGACGTCGTCCCCACCAGCGACGAGTGGGCCGACAGCTGGGGTGCACCCATCATGCCGAGCGAGCCGCTCTCCCGGGTCTCCGCAGACGAGACGACGATCCCGGAGGACAGCGACCAGATGAACTGCTCGCTGTAG
- a CDS encoding ABC transporter ATP-binding protein — MLRTRGLTRRFGGLVAVDHVDFELGADELCSLIGPNGAGKTTFFNLLTGVLASSEGTVELRSGDGWRDVTAAAPAETARMGVHRSYQITNIFPTNTVLENVRVAAQADADTGRKFYRNVNAFEGHYEEAYEILERVDLADEADTVAENLSHGAARQLEVGVALAGDPDVLLLDEPNAGVSSESVDRIVDLIEDVATDHAVLLVEHNMDIVMNVSDRVVVLDRGSVIADGPPGDVRNDEDVRQAYLGGYEREAEGTV; from the coding sequence ATGTTGCGCACGCGGGGATTGACCCGTCGGTTCGGCGGCCTGGTCGCTGTCGACCACGTCGACTTCGAACTCGGCGCGGACGAACTGTGCTCGCTCATCGGCCCGAACGGTGCCGGGAAGACGACGTTCTTCAACCTGTTGACGGGCGTGCTCGCGTCCAGCGAGGGCACCGTCGAACTCCGGTCGGGGGACGGCTGGCGGGACGTCACCGCCGCCGCCCCGGCCGAGACGGCCCGCATGGGCGTCCACCGTTCGTACCAGATCACGAATATCTTCCCGACGAACACCGTCCTGGAGAACGTCCGGGTCGCCGCACAGGCCGACGCCGACACGGGCCGGAAGTTCTACCGCAACGTCAACGCCTTCGAGGGCCACTACGAGGAGGCCTACGAGATCCTCGAGCGCGTCGACCTAGCCGACGAGGCCGACACCGTCGCGGAGAACCTCAGCCACGGCGCTGCACGCCAGCTGGAGGTCGGCGTCGCGCTCGCCGGCGACCCGGACGTCCTCCTGCTGGACGAACCGAACGCCGGCGTCTCCAGCGAGAGCGTCGACCGCATCGTCGACCTCATCGAGGACGTCGCCACCGACCACGCCGTGCTGCTCGTCGAACACAACATGGACATCGTGATGAACGTCAGCGACCGCGTCGTCGTCCTCGACCGCGGCTCCGTCATCGCCGACGGGCCGCCCGGGGACGTCCGCAACGACGAGGACGTCCGGCAGGCGTACCTCGGCGGCTACGAACGAGAAGCGGAGGGGACCGTATGA
- a CDS encoding ABC transporter ATP-binding protein, with translation MTLLEVEDVHTYYGESHVLEGVSLEVERGEVVALVGRNGVGKTTTLRSILQLTPPREGEVRYDGESLVGLDTHEVADRGVGWIPEDRRVFAHLTVAENVRLSVPEDSDEEAGLETAFEAFPDLRELRTRDAGTLSGGQQQMLSIARGLVGENDLLLVDEPSEGLAPLIVQNVADALREVAEDTTLLLVEQNLPLALDLADRFYVVDHGTVVDEGSTEGVGTDDERFRRLSA, from the coding sequence ATGACCCTGCTCGAAGTCGAGGATGTCCACACGTACTATGGCGAGAGCCACGTCCTCGAGGGCGTCTCCCTGGAAGTCGAGCGCGGCGAGGTGGTCGCGCTCGTCGGCCGCAACGGCGTCGGGAAGACGACGACGCTCCGGTCGATCCTCCAGTTGACGCCGCCCCGCGAGGGCGAGGTCCGCTACGATGGCGAGAGCCTCGTCGGCCTCGACACCCACGAGGTCGCCGACCGGGGCGTCGGGTGGATCCCCGAGGACCGTCGCGTGTTCGCCCACCTCACGGTCGCCGAGAACGTTCGACTCTCGGTGCCCGAGGACAGCGACGAGGAGGCGGGCCTCGAGACCGCCTTCGAGGCGTTCCCGGACCTCCGCGAACTGCGGACGCGGGACGCCGGCACGCTCTCCGGCGGGCAACAGCAGATGCTCTCTATCGCGCGTGGCCTCGTCGGCGAGAACGACCTGCTACTCGTCGACGAACCGAGCGAGGGGCTGGCGCCGCTCATCGTCCAGAACGTCGCCGACGCGCTGCGCGAGGTGGCCGAGGACACGACACTCCTGCTGGTCGAACAGAACCTCCCGCTCGCCCTCGACCTCGCGGACCGCTTCTACGTCGTCGACCACGGCACGGTCGTCGACGAGGGGAGCACCGAGGGTGTCGGGACCGACGACGAGCGCTTCCGGAGGTTGTCGGCATGA